The following are from one region of the Mangifera indica cultivar Alphonso chromosome 14, CATAS_Mindica_2.1, whole genome shotgun sequence genome:
- the LOC123195709 gene encoding 30S ribosomal protein S21, chloroplastic yields MATALSNLFSFILPSNPPPKAQLPPSHLSLSSNIVSNPQKPKGALVSKVAQESHNSSSSHLSTVASVICPSLAYANTLFFKSAYNVQVIVDENEPEERLLNRFRREVMRAGIIQECKRRRFHENKQDEKKRKSREAAKRNRKRRPAARFSSQNKQELSANKKEEEEEDNWELPEGDIPF; encoded by the exons ATGGCGACCGCACTCTCCAACTTATTCTCCTTCATCTTACCCTCAAACCCACCACCCAAAGCTCAACTACCGCCCTcccacctctctctctcttctaaCATTGTTTCTAACCCACAAAAACCCAAAGGCGCTTTGGTTTCAAAGGTGGCTCAAGAGAGTCATAATTCGTCTTCTTCACACTTATCAACTGTGGCCTCAGTTATATGCCCTTCTCTCGCGTATGCAAATACCCTATTCTTTAAATCCGCCTACAATGTTCAGGTGATTGTCGACGAGAATGAACCTGAGGAAAGGCTGCTGAATAGGTTTAGAAGAGAGGTTATGAGGGCTGGAATCATTCAAGAGTGCAAAAGAAGGAGGTTTCATGAGAATAAGCAAGATGAGAAGAAGCGAAAGTCGCGTGAGGCTGCTAAGCGTAATCGTAAAAG GCGCCCAGCAGCAAGATTTTCTTCACAGAACAAGCAAGAACTATCAGCAAacaagaaggaagaagaagaagaagataactGGGAGCTGCCAGAAGGAGACATTCCTTTTTAA
- the LOC123195846 gene encoding F-box/kelch-repeat protein At3g27150-like codes for MSRDREIEGEEGREDLCINDRDILEGWVLVGDSSDDHLVSSPKRTKLCESRLHGSAGEEPQDADYSFVPSLNYDMENLIVARVPVGEHWKFYSVNKRFFYLMKSGELLKIRKAFGFEETTVFMFASGHSSWWAFDRQFKSGRMLPELPSELCFKLGDKESLCAGTHLIVSGKEVDGGVVWRYESETNKWSKGPSMISPRCLFASATCGTFAYVAGGLGLEAGCGVLNTAEGYNPQTKSWDQLADMNKQRKLCSGCYMDNKFYVIGGRNQDNQPLDCGECYDECKKEWKLIPGMLKDFPAETFQSPPLIAVVNNELYSLETSSNELRVYLKKSNSWKNLGLVPVRADVNRGWGVAFKSLGNELLVIGASAASHDSMSIYTCCPKSDSKELQWRLLECGQNPLSHFIHNCSVMIG; via the coding sequence ATGTCAAGGGACAGAGAAATCGAGGGCGAAGAAGGTAGAGAGGATTTGTGCATAAATGATCGGGACATCTTGGAAGGATGGGTGCTTGTTGGGGATAGTAGTGATGACCATCTGGTCAGTTCACCAAAAAGGACAAAGCTCTGTGAGAGTAGGCTTCATGGTTCTGCAGGTGAAGAACCTCAGGATGCAGATTATTCCTTTGTTCCCTCCCTCAATTATGACATGGAGAATCTAATTGTCGCCCGTGTTCCAGTAGGAGAACACTGGAAGTTTTATTCGGTGAACAAGCGATTTTTCTATCTTATGAAGAGTGGAGAACTCCTCAAGATTAGAAAGGCATTTGGGTTTGAAGAAACAACTGTGTTCATGTTTGCAAGTGGCCATAGCAGTTGGTGGGCATTTGACAGACAGTTTAAGTCTGGTCGAATGCTTCCAGAATTACCATCAGAACTGTGCTTTAAATTGGGAGATAAGGAATCACTTTGTGCTGGAACTCACCTCATTGTTTCAGGTAAGGAGGTAGATGGTGGTGTTGTCTGGAGGTATGAGTCAGAAACAAACAAATGGTCCAAGGGTCCTTCCATGATAAGTCCCCGGTGCTTATTTGCGTCTGCTACCTGTGGCACCTTTGCATATGTAGCCGGTGGGCTTGGGTTGGAGGCTGGTTGTGGCGTCTTAAATACTGCAGAGGGGTACAATCCACAGACAAAATCATGGGATCAACTTGCAGACATGAATAAACAGCGAAAGCTTTGCTCAGGCTGTTATATGGATAATAAGTTTTATGTAATCGGTGGGCGAAATCAGGACAATCAGCCTCTTGATTGTGGAGAGTGCTACGATGAATGTAAAAAGGAATGGAAACTAATTCCAGGGATGCTGAAAGACTTTCCAGCTGAGACTTTCCAGTCGCCGCCCCTTATTGCTGTGGTGAATAATGAGCTCTATTCACTTGAGACATCTTCGAATGAATTAAGGGTGTATCTGAAAAAGAGCAACTCATGGAAGAACTTAGGATTGGTTCCTGTAAGAGCTGATGTTAATAGAGGATGGGGTGTAGCATTCAAGTCACTGGGCAATGAGCTGCTTGTAATTGGTGCATCTGCAGCTTCTCATGACAGTATGAGCATATACACATGCTGTCCCAAATCTGATTCCAAGGAATTGCAATGGAGACTTCTCGAGTGCGGCCAGAACCCACTTAGTCATTTTATTCACAACTGTTCTGTTATGATAGGATGA